One Fundidesulfovibrio terrae genomic window carries:
- a CDS encoding glycosyltransferase family 4 protein: MRIFIPAMGRVNTKNRDGSEVRFSEIARRWLCWGERLAVMLPRRQIGVFESQNVLGMDYQVFPEPFESEADSLGNVLKTYLWRLFRCLFMPYPKGMDAIYAPSDFLVDLIPALLAKLRNPKAKLTVCVFLIAPNPFRGYENVFRPRWRVPTIRGILYWTTQMLAVGLTRLFGGRMLVLNSLDRDTLVGRGIDPKAVTVVTMGVDVSEFESVEVLPDTPRYDGIFLGRLHPQKGLLDLVKIWRAVCDAKPQAKLGIIGGGSDAWFSRLQSEIGKAGLTANVDLIGFKQGAEKIRLLKNAGCFCMPSHYESFGQVAVEAMACGLPVVAYNLKIYDEIFPGGMVRLPQGDVKGFADEVLRLMDEPSRRAHLVSEAALVSARFDWEAIARGELELIGK; the protein is encoded by the coding sequence ATGCGCATCTTCATCCCGGCCATGGGCCGCGTGAACACGAAAAACCGCGACGGCAGCGAGGTCCGCTTCTCGGAGATCGCCCGGCGCTGGCTGTGCTGGGGCGAGCGGCTGGCGGTCATGCTGCCGAGGCGCCAGATCGGCGTGTTCGAATCCCAGAACGTCCTGGGCATGGACTACCAGGTGTTTCCCGAGCCCTTCGAGAGTGAAGCCGACTCGCTGGGCAACGTGCTCAAGACCTACCTGTGGCGGCTCTTCCGCTGCCTGTTCATGCCCTACCCCAAGGGCATGGACGCCATCTACGCCCCCTCCGACTTCTTGGTGGACCTGATCCCGGCGCTGCTCGCCAAGCTGCGCAACCCCAAGGCCAAGCTCACCGTATGCGTCTTCCTGATCGCGCCCAATCCCTTTCGGGGCTACGAGAACGTGTTCAGGCCGCGCTGGCGCGTGCCCACCATCCGGGGCATCCTGTACTGGACCACCCAGATGCTGGCCGTGGGGCTCACGCGCCTGTTCGGCGGACGCATGCTGGTGCTCAACTCCCTGGACCGCGACACCCTGGTGGGCCGGGGCATCGATCCCAAGGCCGTGACCGTGGTCACCATGGGCGTGGACGTGAGCGAGTTCGAATCAGTCGAAGTGCTGCCGGACACGCCGCGCTACGACGGCATTTTCCTTGGCCGCCTGCACCCTCAGAAGGGGCTTCTGGACCTGGTGAAGATCTGGCGCGCCGTGTGCGACGCCAAGCCGCAGGCCAAGCTCGGCATCATCGGCGGCGGCTCCGACGCCTGGTTCTCGCGTCTGCAGTCCGAGATCGGGAAGGCCGGGCTCACCGCCAACGTGGACCTCATCGGCTTCAAGCAGGGGGCCGAAAAAATCCGGCTCCTGAAAAACGCCGGATGCTTCTGCATGCCCAGCCACTACGAGAGCTTCGGCCAAGTGGCCGTGGAGGCCATGGCCTGCGGCCTGCCCGTGGTGGCCTACAACCTGAAGATCTACGACGAAATCTTCCCCGGAGGCATGGTGCGCCTGCCCCAGGGCGACGTGAAGGGCTTCGCGGACGAGGTGCTGCGCCTCATGGACGAGCCCTCCCGCCGTGCGCATCTGGTGTCCGAGGCCGCGCTGGTGTCCGCCCGGTTCGACTGGGAGGCCATCGCCCGCGGAGAGCTGGAACTTATCGGCAAGTGA
- a CDS encoding Ig-like domain-containing protein, producing MMRLIPAALAALLSLATPALAHKVNVFAVVENGVVTGEGYFSGGAKAQNSTVEIINSRGELLAEAMTAPDGTFRIPLPPNAGAPLTVVLKAGEGHQNDFTLTAQDLGQAAPAQSLPPPTPGALPIPGVTRAATPADAAPAQAAGSVASLDEPRLTALVEAATAKALEEKLTPIKLELARMATQEQSTRVRDIVGGIGWIVGLVGIAAWFKRPKK from the coding sequence ATGATGCGATTGATTCCGGCGGCCCTGGCCGCACTGCTCAGCCTCGCCACCCCTGCCCTGGCCCACAAGGTCAACGTCTTCGCCGTGGTCGAAAACGGCGTCGTCACCGGCGAAGGCTACTTTTCCGGCGGGGCCAAGGCCCAGAACTCCACCGTGGAGATCATAAACTCCCGGGGCGAGCTGCTCGCCGAGGCCATGACCGCCCCGGACGGGACGTTTCGCATCCCGCTCCCCCCCAATGCGGGCGCACCCCTCACCGTGGTGCTCAAGGCCGGCGAAGGCCACCAGAACGACTTCACCCTCACCGCCCAGGACCTGGGACAGGCCGCGCCCGCCCAAAGCCTGCCGCCCCCGACCCCCGGAGCGCTGCCCATACCCGGCGTGACCCGGGCCGCTACGCCTGCGGATGCCGCCCCGGCGCAGGCAGCGGGAAGCGTGGCCTCCCTGGACGAACCCCGGCTGACCGCGCTGGTGGAGGCGGCCACGGCCAAGGCCCTGGAGGAGAAGCTCACGCCCATCAAGCTGGAGCTTGCCCGCATGGCCACCCAGGAACAGTCCACCCGCGTGCGGGACATCGTGGGCGGCATCGGCTGGATAGTGGGGCTGGTCGGGATCGCCGCGTGGTTCAAGAGGCCGAAGAAGTAG
- a CDS encoding DUF4198 domain-containing protein — protein sequence MRRTLPLVLLLMFALAAPANAHFGMVVPDVNIVTKDGPRSVVLDIRFWHPMDNQGMNMEKPRLEVFAKGQKQDISAALAPAAIDGKQAWTARQQFKAPGVNVFAAIPQPYWEPAEKKFIQHLSKTVVCVMGGDEGWDKPVGLKLEIVPMAKPFALYAGNAFTGKVLFKGKPLANAEVEIEFFNKDGALKAPDEAYTTQVVKTDGNGVFTYAAPWAGWWGFAALTDDDARIKHDGKDMPVELGGVIWVYFHPLPGK from the coding sequence ATGCGCCGCACGCTTCCGCTCGTCCTGCTCCTCATGTTCGCCCTGGCAGCGCCCGCCAACGCCCATTTCGGCATGGTCGTGCCCGACGTAAACATCGTGACCAAGGACGGCCCGAGATCCGTGGTGCTGGACATCCGCTTCTGGCACCCCATGGACAACCAGGGCATGAACATGGAGAAGCCCAGGCTGGAGGTCTTCGCCAAGGGACAGAAGCAGGACATCTCCGCCGCGCTCGCCCCGGCCGCCATCGACGGCAAGCAGGCCTGGACCGCCCGGCAGCAGTTCAAGGCCCCGGGCGTGAACGTCTTCGCCGCCATCCCCCAGCCTTACTGGGAGCCCGCCGAGAAGAAATTCATCCAGCACCTCTCCAAGACCGTGGTCTGCGTGATGGGCGGCGACGAAGGCTGGGACAAGCCCGTGGGCCTCAAGCTCGAGATCGTGCCCATGGCCAAGCCCTTCGCCCTCTATGCGGGCAACGCCTTCACCGGCAAGGTGCTCTTCAAGGGCAAGCCCCTGGCCAACGCCGAGGTCGAAATCGAATTCTTCAACAAGGACGGCGCGCTCAAGGCCCCGGACGAGGCCTACACCACCCAGGTGGTCAAGACCGACGGGAACGGCGTCTTCACCTACGCCGCGCCCTGGGCGGGCTGGTGGGGATTCGCGGCGCTCACCGACGACGATGCCAGGATCAAGCACGACGGCAAGGACATGCCCGTGGAACTGGGCGGCGTCATCTGGGTGTACTTCCACCCCCTGCCCGGCAAATAA
- a CDS encoding GntR family transcriptional regulator produces MHTSETASGSAGARLSPIRHVNLDDKVYARVKDMIASGDLEPGSRIVQEDLAANLGVSRTPLVNALKRLAQEGLLEWVPRRGIYVRQLGLQELVWLFELRERLEPLAAELAAARIEPGEAREMRRQWAAMADMPDTPESHRTFVDLDRRFHWRLAELAANPYLSAAMAPVNMMAAAYLHGAPRPWEDTVPDHLAVIDALERGDAAACGEAMRAHIAQSLEALRGESQGAPAAATGISPKKTARR; encoded by the coding sequence ATGCATACCAGCGAAACGGCATCAGGCTCAGCGGGCGCCCGTCTGTCCCCCATCCGCCACGTCAATCTGGACGACAAGGTCTACGCGCGCGTCAAGGACATGATCGCCTCCGGCGATCTGGAACCCGGAAGCCGCATCGTGCAGGAGGACCTGGCCGCGAACCTTGGGGTCAGCCGCACCCCGCTGGTGAACGCGCTCAAGCGCCTGGCCCAGGAGGGGCTCCTCGAGTGGGTGCCCCGGCGCGGCATCTACGTGCGCCAGCTGGGCCTTCAGGAGCTTGTCTGGCTTTTCGAGCTGCGCGAACGCCTGGAGCCCCTGGCCGCCGAGCTTGCCGCCGCGCGCATCGAACCCGGCGAAGCCCGTGAGATGCGCCGCCAGTGGGCCGCCATGGCCGACATGCCGGACACGCCCGAGTCGCACCGCACCTTCGTGGACCTGGACCGCCGCTTCCACTGGCGGCTGGCCGAGCTTGCCGCCAATCCCTATCTGAGCGCGGCCATGGCCCCGGTGAACATGATGGCCGCCGCCTACCTGCACGGCGCTCCCCGCCCCTGGGAGGATACCGTGCCCGACCACCTGGCCGTCATCGACGCCCTGGAGCGCGGCGACGCGGCCGCCTGCGGCGAGGCCATGCGCGCGCACATCGCCCAGTCCCTGGAGGCGCTGCGCGGCGAAAGCCAGGGGGCCCCGGCCGCCGCAACCGGCATTTCACCCAAGAAAACAGCGAGGAGATGA
- the hyi gene encoding hydroxypyruvate isomerase: MPKFSANLSMLFTDLPFLERFAAAKATGFSAVEYLFPYEHAPARLAGLLKDNGLTQVLFNLPAGDWAAGDRGIAVDPSWAEEFRAGVAKAVTYAKTLNVPRLNCLAGKVPQGVSEEDLRRTFVANLRFAADVLAKEGLTLLIEFINRKDIPGFYLHRSDQTLGIIEEVGRPNLLMQYDVYHAQREEGELAATLRASMDKIGHIQIADNPGRHQPGTGEINFPFLFEEIDRLGYAGHVGLEYVPEPDTLSSLAWIKKYALTHH; the protein is encoded by the coding sequence ATGCCCAAGTTCTCGGCCAACCTGTCCATGCTGTTCACCGACCTGCCCTTCCTGGAGCGCTTCGCCGCGGCCAAGGCGACGGGCTTTTCGGCCGTGGAGTACCTCTTCCCCTACGAGCACGCCCCGGCCAGGCTGGCGGGGCTTCTCAAGGACAACGGCCTCACCCAGGTGCTCTTCAACCTCCCGGCGGGCGACTGGGCCGCCGGAGACCGCGGCATCGCCGTGGACCCCTCCTGGGCCGAGGAGTTCCGCGCCGGGGTGGCCAAGGCCGTCACCTACGCCAAGACCCTTAACGTGCCGCGCCTCAACTGCCTGGCCGGAAAGGTCCCCCAGGGCGTCTCCGAGGAGGATCTGCGGCGCACCTTCGTTGCGAACCTGCGCTTCGCCGCCGACGTCCTGGCCAAGGAGGGGCTGACGCTCCTCATCGAATTCATCAACCGCAAGGACATCCCCGGCTTCTATCTGCACCGCTCCGACCAGACCCTCGGGATCATCGAGGAGGTGGGCCGGCCCAACCTCCTCATGCAGTACGACGTCTACCATGCCCAGCGCGAGGAAGGCGAACTGGCCGCCACCCTGCGCGCGAGCATGGACAAGATCGGCCACATCCAGATCGCGGACAATCCGGGCCGCCACCAGCCGGGCACGGGCGAGATCAACTTCCCCTTCCTCTTCGAGGAGATCGATCGCCTGGGCTACGCTGGCCACGTGGGCCTGGAATACGTGCCCGAGCCCGACACCCTGTCGTCGCTGGCATGGATCAAGAAATACGCCCTCACCCACCACTAG
- the garR gene encoding 2-hydroxy-3-oxopropionate reductase codes for MKRIGFIGLGIMGKPMAKNLLKAGYSLTVTSRTQKDVDLVVAAGAEAGASPKDVAAKSDVIITMLPNSPQVKEVVLGPGGVVAGAKPGAIVVDMSSIAPLASQEIARELEKKGVRMLDAPVSGGEPKAIEGTLSVMVGGAQADFDECLPVLKAMAASVVRVGDVGAGNVTKLANQIVVALNIAAMSEALVLAAKAGVNPDLVYQAIRGGLAGSTVLDAKAPLVMDGKFTPGFKINLHAKDLYNVLETSHELNVALPMTAQVMEVMQALKADGLGDADHGALIKYWEKLAKVEARR; via the coding sequence ATGAAACGCATCGGCTTCATCGGCCTCGGCATCATGGGCAAGCCCATGGCCAAGAACCTCCTCAAGGCCGGATACTCCCTTACCGTGACGAGCCGTACCCAAAAGGACGTGGACTTGGTCGTGGCCGCCGGCGCTGAGGCCGGGGCCTCTCCCAAGGACGTGGCCGCCAAGTCCGACGTCATCATCACCATGCTGCCCAACTCGCCCCAGGTGAAGGAGGTGGTGCTCGGCCCCGGCGGTGTGGTCGCGGGGGCAAAGCCCGGCGCGATCGTAGTGGACATGAGCTCCATCGCCCCCCTGGCCAGCCAGGAGATCGCCCGCGAACTCGAAAAGAAGGGCGTGCGCATGCTGGACGCGCCCGTGAGCGGCGGCGAGCCCAAGGCCATCGAGGGCACGCTCTCGGTGATGGTGGGCGGCGCCCAGGCCGATTTCGACGAGTGCCTGCCGGTGCTCAAGGCCATGGCCGCGTCGGTTGTGCGCGTGGGCGACGTGGGCGCGGGCAACGTGACCAAGCTGGCCAACCAGATCGTGGTGGCGCTGAACATCGCGGCCATGTCCGAGGCCCTGGTGCTGGCCGCCAAGGCGGGCGTGAACCCGGACCTGGTCTACCAGGCCATCCGGGGCGGCTTGGCCGGAAGCACCGTGCTGGACGCCAAGGCCCCCCTGGTCATGGACGGCAAGTTCACCCCCGGCTTCAAGATCAACCTGCACGCCAAGGACCTCTACAACGTGCTGGAAACCTCCCACGAGCTCAATGTGGCCCTGCCCATGACCGCTCAGGTGATGGAGGTGATGCAGGCCCTCAAGGCCGACGGCCTGGGCGACGCCGACCACGGTGCACTCATCAAGTACTGGGAGAAGCTGGCCAAGGTGGAGGCGAGGCGGTAG
- a CDS encoding putative transporter codes for MNWFTQLFTAHTPAQAVVVLGLAVALGLALGHIRFFGIRLGVGGVLFSGLALGHYGLALDHEVLEFAREFGLILFVYTIGMQVGPGFADSLRRRGFRLNAMATLIVALGVVLTICFHRFGGIGLSTSVGLFSGATTNTPSLASASQAFKELAPQAAERLVGEAGLGYAVSYPFGIFGIILVMLAVRAIFRINPAEELRQMEEQAKSLHPPLETMTLEVTNPNLDGMALGAVPGLAEMNVAVSRVMSGGQVSAATPDTRLAAGMLLHAVGRPADLEKLRVLAGVKSEVFLPRVAGPLTMRRLVVTRKGVVGKSVPELNLAQKHEVSVTRISRSGTEFSPGPDVHLHFGDVVQCVGSPAQLAEVEALLGNSAKELDHPHVLPIFVGILLGTIVGSIPVALPGLPSGIKLGVAGGPLLVSILLSRLHHFGGMVWYMHPSANLVLREVGISLFLGCVGLQAGGRFVDAVMSGAGLYWLAAGAAITFIPLFVAGIIGRVFLKCNYASMCGLLAGSMTDPPALAFAGQMLNSDAPASVYATVYPLVMILRILAGQLMVLLLF; via the coding sequence ATGAACTGGTTCACGCAGCTCTTCACCGCCCACACCCCGGCCCAGGCCGTGGTGGTGCTGGGCTTGGCCGTGGCCCTGGGCCTAGCGCTGGGGCACATCCGCTTCTTCGGCATACGCCTGGGCGTGGGGGGAGTGCTCTTTAGCGGCCTGGCCCTGGGGCACTACGGGCTGGCCCTGGACCACGAGGTGCTGGAGTTCGCCCGCGAGTTCGGGCTGATCCTCTTCGTGTACACCATCGGCATGCAGGTGGGGCCGGGCTTCGCGGATTCGCTGCGCAGGCGGGGATTTCGCCTGAACGCCATGGCCACGCTCATCGTGGCCCTTGGCGTGGTCCTCACCATATGCTTCCATCGTTTCGGGGGAATCGGGCTCTCCACCTCGGTTGGGCTCTTCAGCGGAGCCACCACCAACACGCCCTCGCTGGCCTCGGCCTCCCAGGCCTTCAAGGAGCTGGCTCCGCAGGCGGCCGAGCGCCTGGTGGGCGAGGCCGGGCTCGGCTACGCGGTGTCCTATCCCTTCGGCATCTTCGGCATCATCCTGGTGATGCTGGCCGTGCGGGCCATCTTCCGCATCAATCCCGCCGAGGAGCTGCGCCAGATGGAGGAGCAGGCCAAAAGTCTGCACCCGCCGCTTGAAACCATGACCCTGGAAGTGACCAACCCCAATCTGGACGGCATGGCCCTGGGCGCGGTGCCGGGGCTTGCCGAGATGAACGTGGCGGTGTCCCGGGTGATGTCCGGAGGGCAGGTGAGCGCGGCCACGCCGGACACGCGCCTGGCCGCCGGGATGCTGCTGCACGCGGTGGGCCGTCCGGCCGACCTCGAGAAGCTTCGCGTGCTGGCCGGGGTGAAGAGCGAGGTCTTTTTGCCGCGCGTGGCCGGGCCGCTCACCATGCGCCGTCTGGTGGTCACCCGCAAGGGCGTGGTGGGCAAGAGCGTGCCGGAGCTTAACCTGGCCCAGAAGCACGAGGTGAGCGTCACCCGCATCAGCCGCTCGGGCACGGAGTTTTCGCCAGGGCCGGACGTGCACCTGCATTTCGGGGACGTGGTGCAGTGCGTGGGCTCGCCCGCGCAGCTGGCCGAGGTGGAGGCGCTCCTGGGCAACTCGGCCAAGGAGCTGGACCACCCCCACGTGCTGCCCATCTTCGTGGGCATCCTGCTCGGCACCATCGTGGGCAGCATTCCCGTGGCCCTGCCCGGGCTGCCGTCGGGCATCAAGCTGGGCGTGGCGGGAGGACCGCTGCTGGTTTCCATTCTTCTTTCCCGGCTGCACCATTTCGGGGGCATGGTCTGGTACATGCATCCCAGCGCCAACCTGGTGCTGCGCGAGGTTGGCATCAGCCTGTTTTTGGGATGCGTGGGCCTTCAGGCCGGGGGGCGCTTCGTGGACGCGGTGATGAGCGGGGCCGGGCTCTACTGGCTGGCTGCGGGAGCGGCCATCACCTTCATTCCGCTCTTTGTGGCCGGTATCATCGGGCGGGTGTTCCTCAAGTGCAACTACGCCTCCATGTGCGGGCTTCTGGCCGGAAGCATGACCGATCCGCCCGCCCTGGCCTTCGCCGGGCAGATGCTGAACAGCGACGCCCCGGCCTCGGTGTACGCCACGGTCTATCCGTTGGTGATGATTTTACGCATCCTGGCCGGGCAGCTCATGGTGCTGCTGCTCTTCTGA
- a CDS encoding MFS transporter: MFKEAMADKAFRNFWFCQIQSMSAYQMLNVAIGWQMYDITGSALSLGLVGLAQFIPQLLLTLVAGQAADHFDRRLIARACQMIECAMTAVLAAGSIFHFTDQHLLYLGAFVLGAARAFEMPTLQALLPELVEPGKLPRMLALTASARQSAFILGPALGGVLYMAGAGAVYALCCALFAMAAKAVWGIPKPATVRRREPVSIDSVLGGIRYVRNKPELLGAISLDLFSVLLGGATALLPIFARDILGAGPWGLGILRGAPGIGALAMSLWLAHSPLGGKVGLKMFGAVAMFGLATIVFGFSRSFPLSLAALIVLGASDMISVVIRSSLVQLETPDEMRGRVSAVNSVFIGTSNQLGEFESGVTAAWFGTAPSVVIGGMATLLVVALWMKLFPALTNRDRLATGRHA, encoded by the coding sequence ATGTTCAAAGAAGCCATGGCCGACAAGGCCTTCCGCAATTTCTGGTTCTGCCAGATCCAGTCCATGTCCGCCTACCAGATGCTCAACGTGGCCATCGGCTGGCAGATGTACGACATCACCGGCAGCGCCCTGAGCCTCGGCCTGGTCGGCCTGGCCCAGTTCATCCCCCAGCTTCTGCTCACCCTGGTCGCCGGACAGGCGGCCGACCACTTCGACCGTCGGCTTATCGCCCGCGCCTGCCAGATGATCGAGTGCGCCATGACCGCCGTGCTGGCCGCCGGGAGCATCTTCCACTTCACCGACCAGCACCTGCTCTACCTTGGAGCCTTCGTGCTGGGCGCGGCGCGGGCCTTCGAGATGCCCACCCTGCAGGCCCTCCTCCCCGAGCTGGTGGAACCGGGCAAGCTGCCCCGGATGCTGGCCCTGACCGCCTCCGCGCGCCAGAGCGCCTTCATCCTGGGACCGGCCCTGGGCGGCGTGCTCTACATGGCCGGTGCGGGCGCGGTGTACGCCCTGTGCTGCGCGCTCTTCGCCATGGCGGCCAAGGCGGTCTGGGGCATCCCCAAGCCCGCCACGGTCAGGCGTCGCGAGCCGGTGAGCATCGACTCGGTGCTGGGCGGCATCCGCTATGTGCGCAACAAGCCCGAGCTTTTGGGGGCCATCTCCCTGGACCTCTTTTCGGTGCTCCTGGGCGGGGCCACGGCGCTCCTGCCCATCTTCGCCCGCGACATCCTGGGGGCCGGGCCTTGGGGCCTGGGCATCCTGCGCGGCGCGCCGGGCATAGGCGCCTTGGCCATGTCCCTGTGGCTGGCCCATTCGCCCCTGGGCGGCAAGGTGGGGCTCAAGATGTTCGGAGCCGTGGCCATGTTCGGGCTGGCCACCATCGTGTTCGGCTTCTCGCGCAGCTTCCCCCTCTCGCTCGCCGCCCTGATCGTGCTGGGGGCCAGCGACATGATCAGCGTGGTCATCAGGTCGTCGCTGGTGCAGCTCGAGACCCCGGATGAGATGCGCGGGCGCGTCAGCGCGGTCAACTCGGTGTTCATCGGTACCTCCAACCAGCTGGGCGAATTCGAGTCCGGCGTGACCGCCGCCTGGTTCGGCACGGCCCCGTCGGTGGTGATCGGCGGCATGGCCACGCTTCTGGTGGTGGCCCTGTGGATGAAGCTCTTTCCCGCGTTGACCAACCGGGACAGGCTGGCTACGGGTAGGCATGCCTAG
- a CDS encoding DMT family transporter: MSRDISPIPQGALALDPRVAEAPQARRGRGELRALADMALAMLLVGATAPLGEIALSGVPLFPALAVRLALAGLALAAFGGRAGEAERLSPRHWAVLALQALCGVVVFNAGLWLGMRESSPAAAGVFTSATPAVMAGLGMIFFGERPSARTATGIGLTVAGVLAARGVTGLAWSPGPSDALLLAAVCGEAVFLLALRWLPDWLSPLGAARRVTWIGLAMTAPLAIFQGLDEGLGSAGIGGVGAWLAVAALGVLVTAGGYVLWFRGVGSVRAGQAAALTGLMPVSAVLSSWVLLGAAPTPGQAMGCAAVGAGIWLAARKG, translated from the coding sequence ATGTCTCGCGATATTTCCCCTATCCCGCAGGGCGCGCTGGCCCTTGATCCGCGAGTGGCGGAAGCCCCGCAAGCACGGCGAGGGCGAGGCGAACTGCGCGCCCTGGCCGACATGGCCCTGGCCATGCTGCTGGTGGGGGCCACGGCCCCGCTCGGCGAGATCGCCCTGTCCGGCGTGCCGCTGTTTCCCGCCCTGGCCGTTCGTCTGGCCCTGGCGGGCCTCGCCCTGGCGGCGTTCGGCGGGCGCGCGGGCGAGGCCGAAAGGCTTTCGCCGCGCCACTGGGCCGTGCTCGCTCTGCAGGCCCTGTGCGGGGTGGTGGTGTTCAACGCCGGATTGTGGCTGGGCATGCGCGAGAGCTCCCCGGCGGCGGCCGGGGTGTTCACCAGCGCCACCCCGGCGGTGATGGCCGGGCTCGGGATGATTTTCTTCGGGGAGCGCCCTTCGGCCAGGACCGCTACCGGCATCGGGCTCACGGTGGCCGGCGTGCTCGCCGCGCGCGGCGTGACCGGCCTCGCCTGGAGTCCCGGCCCGAGCGACGCGCTCCTCCTGGCGGCGGTGTGCGGCGAGGCGGTGTTCCTGTTGGCGCTGCGCTGGCTTCCGGACTGGCTTTCGCCCCTGGGCGCGGCCCGCCGCGTGACCTGGATCGGCCTGGCCATGACCGCCCCGCTGGCCATTTTCCAGGGCCTGGATGAGGGACTGGGAAGCGCCGGGATCGGGGGGGTCGGGGCGTGGCTGGCCGTGGCGGCCCTGGGCGTGCTGGTGACGGCCGGGGGCTACGTGTTGTGGTTCAGGGGAGTGGGATCGGTGCGGGCCGGGCAGGCCGCCGCCCTGACCGGGCTCATGCCCGTGAGCGCCGTGCTGTCCAGTTGGGTGCTCCTGGGGGCCGCGCCCACGCCCGGCCAGGCAATGGGATGCGCGGCAGTGGGCGCGGGCATCTGGCTGGCCGCCCGCAAGGGATGA
- a CDS encoding AraC family transcriptional regulator, translated as MKHTVNIWKPQGLAGVECLRAEHVGVRFARHFHEGYAVGVIESGALGFKYLGRDCVAPAGAVNMVVPGEVHDGHPESPQGWGYRMFYLDAPVVEKLAGEMDERDAKVPDFPAGVIHDPLLAGGLRLLHEDLEAGRTTLLERQSRLAAILAAWISRHSGRAERLYPGAEPRAVSRAKDYLRQRAVIPVSLEELSREAGLSGFRLNRLFSLHVGLPPHAYQVMLRVENARALIAAGSNPAQAALESGFSDQSHLTRHFRRMTGLTPGAYGKIVQDR; from the coding sequence GTGAAACACACGGTCAATATCTGGAAGCCCCAGGGGCTTGCGGGAGTGGAATGCCTGCGCGCCGAGCATGTGGGCGTGCGCTTCGCCAGGCACTTTCACGAGGGCTACGCCGTGGGCGTCATCGAATCCGGGGCGCTGGGATTTAAGTACCTGGGCCGCGACTGCGTGGCCCCTGCCGGGGCCGTGAACATGGTGGTGCCCGGCGAGGTCCACGACGGGCACCCCGAGTCGCCCCAGGGCTGGGGCTACCGCATGTTCTACCTGGACGCCCCGGTGGTGGAGAAGCTGGCCGGCGAGATGGACGAACGCGACGCCAAGGTGCCGGACTTCCCGGCCGGGGTGATCCATGATCCGCTGCTGGCGGGGGGGCTTCGCCTGCTGCACGAGGACCTGGAAGCCGGGCGCACCACCTTGCTCGAGCGCCAGAGCCGCCTCGCCGCCATCCTCGCGGCCTGGATATCACGCCACTCGGGCCGCGCGGAGCGGCTCTATCCTGGGGCGGAGCCCAGGGCCGTGAGCCGCGCCAAGGACTACCTGCGCCAGCGCGCCGTCATCCCCGTCAGCCTGGAGGAGCTCTCCCGCGAGGCCGGCCTGTCCGGTTTCCGCCTGAACCGCCTGTTCAGCCTCCATGTGGGCCTGCCCCCCCACGCCTACCAGGTGATGCTGCGCGTGGAGAACGCCCGCGCCCTCATCGCGGCGGGATCGAACCCGGCCCAGGCCGCCCTGGAATCCGGATTCAGCGACCAGAGCCATCTGACCCGCCACTTCCGCCGCATGACCGGGCTCACCCCCGGCGCATACGGCAAGATCGTTCAAGACCGCTGA